A genomic segment from Triticum dicoccoides isolate Atlit2015 ecotype Zavitan chromosome 1A, WEW_v2.0, whole genome shotgun sequence encodes:
- the LOC119275216 gene encoding translocator protein homolog, with product METATATQDQGLTRRAVGGVDAAPARMPGSGARATSRDPKRKLGRAKRGLRSLAAAVTVSAALTAAAFYASGAGSSSGTAKAPSAAMVAIARAGSVAAEAVMALAAWMVWAEGGLHGRPGATLAPFAAQLLAAAAWPALALRLGAGWAGMACCAAMAAGAGACVRGFGGVNPVAGDLAKPCVAWAVLLAVMNYKML from the coding sequence ATGGAGACCGCCACCGCCACCCAGGACCAAGGCCTCACCCGCCGCGCCGTCGGGGGCGTGGACGCCGCGCCGGCGCGGATGCCCGGTTCCGGCGCCCGCGCCACCAGCCGGGACCCGAAGAGGAAGCTGGGCCGCGCCAAGCGGGGCCTCCGGTCGCTCGCGGCCGCCGTCACGGTCTCGGCCGCGCTCACCGCGGCCGCCTTCTACGCCTCCGGCGCCGGCTCGTCCTCGGGGACGGCCAAGGCGccgtcggcggcgatggtggcgatcGCGCGGGCAGGGTCGGTGGCCGCGGAGGCCGTGATGGCGCTGGCCGCGTGGATGGTGTGGGCGGAGGGCGGGCTCCACGGGCGGCCCGGCGCGACGCTGGCGCCGTTCGCCGCGCAGCTCCTGGCGGCCGCGGCGTGGCCGGCGCTGGCGCTCAGGCTCGGGGCCGGGTGGGCCGGGATGgcgtgctgcgccgccatggccgccggcgcTGGCGCCTGCGTCCGCGGGTTCGGCGGCGTGAACCccgtcgccggcgacctcgccaAGCCGTGCGTCGCCTGGGCCGTGCTCCTCGCCGTGATGAACTACAAGATGCTGTAG